From one Chloroflexota bacterium genomic stretch:
- a CDS encoding Uma2 family endonuclease, translating to MIEVLSPGAANERRDREATPVLYGRSGVREYWIMDWRRRQVQCCRRAQEGLHPATTMIEDELLQSPLLPGFPCPVRVLFARVSR from the coding sequence GTGATCGAAGTCCTCTCCCCCGGAGCTGCGAACGAGCGCCGCGACCGCGAGGCCACGCCCGTGCTCTACGGGCGCAGCGGTGTGCGCGAGTACTGGATCATGGACTGGCGGCGGCGCCAGGTCCAGTGCTGCCGACGCGCGCAGGAGGGCCTGCACCCCGCCACCACCATGATCGAGGACGAGCTGCTCCAATCGCCGCTGTTGCCCGGGTTCCCCTGCCCTGTGCGCGTCCTGTTCGCGCGCGTTTCTCGCTGA
- a CDS encoding sigma-70 family RNA polymerase sigma factor gives MSQSHQPPRFTGADEHGFTDDEALEYIDALYRAALRLMRNTADAEDLVQETYLRAFRFRNQFIRGSNLRAWLFKILSNTAISRFRHTSHERGNASLDEMVEAELYPQLTDGVSALTESAEDEALSGILDVDVRRALESLPEPFRLAVVLSDVAGFSYKEIADMLEVPQGTVMSRLFRGRRILRKWLADYARRVSPPTEGSPQ, from the coding sequence ATCTCTCAATCGCACCAGCCGCCGCGTTTCACCGGCGCTGACGAGCACGGCTTCACCGACGATGAGGCGCTCGAGTACATCGACGCCCTCTATCGGGCGGCGCTGCGCCTCATGCGCAACACGGCCGACGCGGAAGACCTCGTCCAGGAGACGTACCTCCGCGCCTTTCGCTTTCGCAACCAGTTCATCCGGGGATCGAACCTCCGCGCGTGGCTCTTCAAGATCCTCAGCAACACGGCCATCAGCCGCTTCCGACACACCAGTCACGAGCGCGGAAACGCGTCCCTCGACGAGATGGTCGAGGCCGAGCTGTATCCGCAGCTCACGGACGGTGTGAGCGCACTAACGGAGAGCGCGGAGGACGAGGCCCTCAGCGGAATTCTGGACGTGGACGTTCGGCGCGCGCTCGAGTCCCTCCCCGAGCCATTCCGCCTCGCCGTCGTCCTCTCGGATGTCGCCGGCTTCTCATACAAGGAAATTGCGGATATGCTCGAAGTACCGCAGGGCACCGTCATGTCGCGGCTATTCCGCGGCAGGCGAATCTTGCGGAAGTGGCTTGCCGACTACGCGCGCCGGGTATCGCCCCCGACGGAGGGTTCCCCCCAATGA
- a CDS encoding site-specific DNA-methyltransferase, translating into MIHRPAHLIVTSPPYNLGKDYGARSDQLSYSHYLEDVRRWGEAWRQVLAPGARIAINIPVDTNGERTGRGKGSRKLTTEKRFLLADYHQIFASLGYIYNTTILWDEGNVSRRTAWGSWKSASDPWITTPTEAILVYSWQTRKRPDARGKESDVWRDEFLEWSLGTWRFAGESPSRAGGHPAAFPPELPRRLIKLYSFKGDTVLDPFNGSGTTTAVARSLGRFGIGFDVERKYCAHAAERARATCFGGESLPDPHTRVG; encoded by the coding sequence TTGATCCATCGACCCGCGCACCTCATCGTGACCAGTCCACCCTACAATCTCGGCAAGGATTACGGCGCGCGGAGCGACCAGCTCAGCTACTCGCATTATCTCGAGGACGTGCGCCGGTGGGGCGAAGCGTGGCGGCAGGTCCTCGCGCCGGGGGCGCGAATCGCCATCAACATCCCTGTCGACACCAACGGGGAGCGGACCGGTCGCGGCAAGGGAAGCCGCAAGCTTACGACGGAGAAACGCTTCCTCCTTGCAGACTACCACCAGATCTTCGCGTCGCTGGGCTACATCTACAACACGACGATCCTCTGGGACGAGGGCAATGTGAGCCGCCGAACGGCCTGGGGCTCGTGGAAGAGCGCCAGCGACCCCTGGATCACGACCCCCACGGAGGCGATCCTCGTCTACTCCTGGCAAACACGCAAGCGACCGGACGCGCGCGGAAAGGAGAGCGACGTCTGGCGCGACGAGTTTCTCGAGTGGTCGCTGGGCACGTGGCGTTTTGCGGGCGAATCCCCCAGCCGCGCCGGCGGCCATCCCGCCGCGTTTCCGCCCGAGCTGCCTCGGCGGCTCATCAAGCTCTACTCATTCAAGGGCGACACCGTGCTCGACCCCTTCAATGGATCCGGCACCACGACGGCAGTCGCGCGGTCGCTCGGCCGTTTCGGGATCGGGTTCGACGTGGAGCGGAAGTACTGTGCGCATGCAGCCGAGCGGGCCCGGGCCACGTGCTTCGGTGGAGAGAGCCTTCCCGATCCCCATACGCGCGTGGGGTAA
- the rsrA gene encoding mycothiol system anti-sigma-R factor: MNCDEALQLLEQFVDRELTSEEITEVQRHLGACPPCLRLFHFEENLRRLVRRACNESAPSALRERIVSQSIGAETRD; this comes from the coding sequence ATGAACTGCGACGAAGCGCTGCAGCTCCTCGAGCAATTTGTCGACCGAGAGTTGACGAGCGAGGAGATCACGGAGGTCCAGCGGCACCTCGGCGCGTGTCCGCCCTGTCTGCGCCTGTTTCACTTCGAGGAAAATCTACGCCGATTGGTTCGCCGCGCTTGCAACGAGTCCGCCCCCTCGGCGCTCCGCGAGCGCATCGTGAGTCAGTCGATAGGAGCGGAAACGCGAGACTAG
- a CDS encoding LON peptidase substrate-binding domain-containing protein, whose amino-acid sequence MAEEIPLFPLNTVLFPGMPLPLHIFEQRYREMIGMCSEQNRPFGVVLIKEGLEVGEPAVPFDVGTLAKIIGVDRMQDGRMNIVTVGTRRFRIQSYSAQKRSYMVGEVEVLEDAQSDATPSESVVSDVGALVQRYVAMLQAASEQEITPLQLPPTAEELSYLVGAVLRVGNEERQRLLEMDTTVSRLELERELLRRESRILEEHLQRRGGSLGPFSRN is encoded by the coding sequence GTGGCAGAGGAGATTCCCCTCTTTCCGCTCAATACCGTGCTCTTTCCCGGCATGCCACTGCCGCTCCACATTTTCGAGCAGCGGTACCGAGAGATGATCGGCATGTGCTCTGAGCAGAACCGCCCCTTCGGCGTCGTCCTCATCAAGGAAGGCCTGGAGGTTGGGGAGCCGGCCGTGCCCTTCGACGTGGGCACGCTGGCCAAAATCATCGGCGTCGACCGGATGCAGGATGGGCGCATGAACATCGTGACCGTGGGCACGCGGCGATTTCGCATCCAGAGCTATTCGGCGCAGAAGCGGTCGTACATGGTGGGCGAAGTCGAGGTGCTGGAAGACGCGCAGAGCGATGCGACACCGAGCGAGTCGGTCGTGAGCGACGTTGGGGCGTTGGTGCAGCGGTACGTCGCGATGCTCCAGGCGGCTTCGGAGCAAGAGATCACCCCGCTCCAGCTCCCACCGACGGCTGAGGAGCTGTCATACCTGGTGGGGGCGGTGCTTCGAGTGGGCAACGAGGAGCGCCAGCGGCTGCTGGAGATGGACACGACGGTGAGTCGGCTCGAGCTGGAGCGCGAGCTTCTGCGCCGGGAGAGCCGAATCCTCGAGGAGCACCTCCAGCGGCGTGGGGGCAGCCTCGGCCCCTTCTCGCGAAACTGA